tttttcaacagtttcaATGTATTTTACCGATAATGGTCTCCAATTATAATGGTACACACGAAACAGGAACTGTTGAAAGATAATTCGGCACAATTATTTTCAATCAACCAAGGTGTTAAAATCCTggacaaaagtaaaacaaaacaaatataacaaatatttttgaaatagtTTTAGACCTCAGCGATAAATcgtgttattttaataaaccACAGTTATAGTTTTCTTTACACGCATATCCCTATATAAGTGAAGCTGGTGTCTCCGCTTGCCCTTTCGCCACCTGTTGCTGAGTAACTGCTAATTAACCGAGCTAAACGTGCTGCTAAGTGGCGTCTTTGCCGATGTTTCCCTCGTCTGGTCTCTTTGCTGGTTTAATATGTCCTGTTTCTAAACATGGGGTTTGTGAGCGACCTCATTGCCCATACAAACACGCTTTCACGGTGCGGGACGATGTGTCTGGTTCCTCCGCAGTGGTCGACTCAGCAGGTCAGTGTTCAAAGGTATGCTGGCTGCTGCATGCTACATCTGCTATAGGTTCGTCTGTTTAGCCTGTTAAACGTTTAAATGGCTTCCAATACAACGGAAAAAAATTAATGCATTATAAACCGTCAATTAATTTGTAATTGTATTATAAAGTTAGTTCATAATATATGTTGAACTAACTTAACTTTTTTGTTGGCCATAATGAATCCGAATCAGCAGAAAACTTTGAAGAACTACAACTAGCCTACTGCTGGACAGTTTGTTGGATTTAAATCAAGAGCACACCTATCAGTTTATTAGCAGACAAAAGCTATTTTAAAAGCCAATATTTCTCAGTTCTTATATGGGGGCCCACTTTTTAAGAGGGCAAATATTGTGACCAGTTCATTCTCAGTGAATGGCAGTTATAAGCCATTAGGAATATCAAATGAGCAGTGTCCcaatattatgatattttacTAAACTTGCCTTCATATCACTACACATGAGATGTTTTACTGTATTCTCTTTAAACAGGAGTCAGAAATTACTACTCATCTGTCTGTGCTGCACCAATGAGAGAGGAGACTGTAGATGATAGCATCCAGGAGCTGGAACGGATCAACAAAGAGATTGAGACTGTCAGGCatgaggtggagctggagcaaCGGCGACTGTCATGCTACCAGACCATACGGGTGGACCGCACAAATACTGTGTGTAGTCTTTCTGATTCCAAGTCTGAAAGTGCTGGTAAAAATGCAGACAAAGGCTCTTGTGGACCGTCTTCATGCACAGACTTTTATGAGACAAACACCCGAGTAAGAAAGTATGTTGTTGACAACTCAAAACCCAGGACTGACTTGGAGTATGACCCATTGTCCAACTTTTCCGCTGGTTTACGGTCTTGCAGCGCCTCTGTTAAGGAGCAGAAACCTAAAATTGTGCAAGAAACAAGGCTAGTTGTTCAGGCTAATACCCCCTCTCCTGAGAGTCTTGACTCAAATGAAGACAGTGTCCTGATTATTGACATTCCTCCCTCACCTGACAAAAACCTAATTGGAATTCAGAAACCCGTTTGTGTTGCTGGCAACTCCAAGGTCGAAGTAGAACAAACAAATGAGTTCATAACGGCAGAAATTTCACTTGATTCTTCACCATTATGCTTTACAAAAGCTATGGCATGCCAGATCACACCATGTGTATCGGTGCGGGGGGCAGTTTATAATCATTGTGATGCTGACAAAGGCCAATATCATTTCAGTGTGAATGAGAACAAAGGGTGTGAAAATATACCAGCTGTTGGTAATGTAATTGACCTGACTGAAAGTTTAGAGAATCTGGAAAGTGAGTGTGAGAAAATTGCAAATCTACCTGTCTATTCAGACCAACAAGGTCAGAGTTTGAATGATCTGAAGGTGGAAGAAAGCACATTTCAAGGTGGACTGCCTGAAAGTGAGCTATCCATTAGGGctgcaaaactgaaaacactacagccacataatctttcctcaaatatttcattttttgatAAAACTTCACACTTGGATTCACTGTGCAGGCAACACACCATGCCAACCCAGACAATGGAGGTGCCAGCTCAGAACAACCACTGCTCTCTTGAGAATAGTGTGTCGTCACTGGTTTCAGGCAGCCAGGATAGAGCACTCATTAACAAGACCTCATCTGTAATATATCAGGAGCAAAAAGAACCAGCTTTAGTTGGCAACCATTATCAAACATCTGTCATCTGTCACTCACATTTAGCAAACGGAGTCGATTCATCTGAACCCAATGAGCAGCTTTTAGTCAAATTGGGCAAAGAAGACGTTATTATCATCTCCAGCTCCGAGGAGGAAGAGCTCAATTATTCTGACATGGACTTGTCTGACAGCGACCCAATGGAAGAATGCTACAGGATCTTCATGGAGGCAAATCATGAAGATGCGAAGGGACATGAGGAGCAAACCAGTTTGTCAGTAAGTATATTGAAGGTACTTAAGATCTGAGATGAATGTATTTCGTCAacaattggatttttttttctccgccTTGTTTTTTAGGATGGAACTATGGATGTAGAGAAGCAGGAGTTGACTGTCACTCCCCAAGTGTTACCAGGAAAGAAGAGAGTGGCTCACGAAGCCAAACATACAGAGGTACATCCAACACTAGAACGTAGCAGGAGCTAATCTGAAATCAAAATTCCATGTCATTCCCAAACTTAAACAGTGCAGCCtgatttaaattgtaaaaagaaatcttATGTGGCCCACCAAAACATTTCCATCTCAACACCAATAAACAATCCTTTTTCCACCCGAAAGCTACTGCTCCAGCATGTGTTTTATCAAATGTGACCAGTGGAAAACCTACTAGGTCCATAGTTTGCATCAACTTATATTTAATGACCTGTCGTGGCCCACCTATAGCAACATCACAGCCCATTAAGTGAGACCTGCTGTAGACATTTATCATGCAAGGCACCTCTAAAACACTAAAATGTATTATCTAGTTGGATTTCatgcaaatgtgacatttacttgAATGGTCGGTACATTTTTGTATGCTGAAAATATTTAATGCAATTTGTGTGGTTGTATGCATGgttagaaattaaaatgtttttgatatttttactaagatgtttgaaaatataaatatgcattTCTTTGCATAGCATGTAAAGTTAGTAGTTATGTCAACATAGGAGTACAATGAAATGACAACACTCAAGagtcatgaataaatgaaccaTGGAATCTTAAAATGTCCTGTTCACTCAGCAGCCAATGGCGAAGATCAGACCTGAGCCTCAGGTATTGATCCCCCTGCGTGGGCCAGCGGCTTCAGGATTTGGCTCCCAGACCTCAGTCACTTCAAAGATCCAGCAGGTACAGCAAAGAGCCTCCATGGTGGCTGCTTCAATAAAGGGTGGTCAAGCATTTGTCTCCATGACCTCTCAGAAGAAGCAAGAGACCCAGACTACTGCTGGTCCTTCCACTCATGCCCATGTAGACACACAACCTGCCTGTGTGCAAAATGGTAAGCATTGGACTGTAGTGGACTAgattcattttcttcatctttttgtgatcttcaactttatttatcaaATTGTTACCAAAAGAAACTgatacaggaaaaaaaagactaaatgtTTTCCACCATCACATCTTATCTATGACATGTATGGTATATATTTAACCTGTATTCGTAAAGCTGAATTTACTTCCATTTCTTTGCAGATCTTTTATCGATTTCTTTTTGTGGTGTATTGTACCAGCTTCACGAATGCCTCatctgactgtttttttttttttcttcattataaaGCTTACACAAACTACCTATCTTTGGGAACTGCTGTGATTGAAGTAGGCAATAACTTGCACTTCATCCTCCCAGAGGGCACCTTCCCTTTGCCTGTAACTTCAAGTTCCAGCCCTGTTACCTCAGTGTTGACTCCGGTCAGAATCGTGCCCAGGAGCAATCATCTTAGTGTGAAACAACTTTGTCATAAAGCTGCAATAACCCCTGTGCAAAGATACCACACAACAGCGCCTGTGCTCATTCCTGCTCAAACTCGGAAACCTTCACTAACCTCTGCCTCAGCACATTCAAATCCAGCTGCCTCCACTACTACTCCTCCTGCTGCCCATACTGTTGTTGCCAAGGTAGGAAATgtacataatacattttatagaCTCTGTAAATGTAAAGTTTGAGTCCATACTTTGTATTTGAAATGGTGATTTCTTGTtctttgttgaaatcctcttcatgcCCAGATAGCAATTAATAAAAGTTGTTGGGtagaaaaggagagaagaaaggtGTAGGACAAATCTGCAAAATGTTGGAGTAGCAGTCTGCCCCTTACCATTGTGGGCTAACTGACATATGCTTGAAGCAGAGTTATGGAGAAGAAACACTGGGCCGACAGTTTTATTAGTACAGACAGCGCCATGTTTGAGTCAAGGAAGGCAACACTGAACATTATCATAATAAACCACACTGGTTGGCAAGTTTGCCAATCTGTTTAGTGTGAACAAAATGATTTGTGTTCATTACTGTGAggattagttttttgttttccccctcCCAGACAATTTTATGTCAGCTTTCTGTATGTGAATAGGATTTCAATTACCATAAAATGTCTTAAACACGTTACAGACTAGAGCTTTAAATCTGCTAAGTCAGGTCTGTTTAacttatgtaaatgttttttttgtttttttcccacaagcCTGTGCCAACTAAACGTAAGCTGAAGCAAGAGGCCGCCAAAGAAAAAGTTCCCCATGATCTCAGACAGCGATATGTCAACATATTTACAGAGGAGTTCCTCAAAACAACAGCCAATGTCAATGATGCCTTTGAAAAAGTGAGTGTTTGCCATTGAATGTCATTCTCACCAACAAAGAACtttgttcaaatgtatttttgactgttttACTGTTGATAGGCTGTTGCTGAGGAGCGGACAGTGTACAATCGCAGTGCAAACAAGCTGAAATATTTGAGTGTGGCTGTTAATTCACTAAAGAGACTGAAGAATCTGAGCGCTTCTTCAGCTCAAGGTAGAAGAACATTATTCTTTCGGAAATGTAGTAGTGCATGATATAAATGTAGTTCATGATATAATTGTCTCTGCAGGTAGAGATGAGGTAAACGGTCATGGATCCAAAGGCAACATACCACTTCACCGGGAGATGTTGAGAGGAAATGGTGAGTTGGCTTACTTTGAATGCATTTGTCAAACTTTGACAgcctctcagtgtgtgttttattctcaTCAGATGATATGGCATTGTATGAGGGTTTGAAGGATTATCTTTTGACTGAGGAAAAGCTAATTGAGAGCAACTTCCCTGTCCAGCACCCAGAGAAACCTGGCTGTGCTGCTCTGTTTGCTGACCCCAAAAAAGGCATCACAGACCGTAAGTGAAAACCTCAAACTAAGTCATGTTGTTCTCATATAGCATCACTAGAGGGCGCCATTTAACCTTACCTATACTTCAAGTAAAGGTTGCGGCTCCCATCAAATTTCTCTCTGGTTGCTGagctttttctgttttgtttggtaAAAGCTCTGAAGAGGATCTGCTGTCGATGTGGGGCCACGTACTCTGTGAGCCAATCAGGCAAACATGTTCGCAAGGAGGAGTGTACCTATCATTATGGGAAAGGAGTTGAAAATAGAGGTGAGTTTGCCATCAGGAGGCtacaatttattgtttttaattgatttgtcAGTATCTTTCTGGATTGATTGCTGCTTTTCAAAATTGTATATTTCCAGTATTCTGATGTTTTAAAGACCATCAAAGTTCCAcatttgcaattttttttttttatgattttggtttgtaaaTGACAAAGATTTGTCACACTTGCTAATTAGATTAAATCATGTGACTTACTGATGTTCTAAGGTCTATAGAACATTTTGGAGCTTTTGGGATGTTGTGAAATGTTTGCAGTGCCAGGTGGAGTGGAGACTCGCTACAGTTGCTGTCAAGGAGTCATGGGAGCACCTGGATGTCAGGTGTTTCAGGTAGGAAATGATGCTTAAAATTTCAAACAAGAAACATCCCGTaatgacgtttttttttgtcctcaacAGTTGCATGTCCATGACTCCCTCAGCCTAGAAGGGTTTGTGTCTACCAGCCCCAGACATTCCTTGGATAAGAGCTGTCCGGGGGTCTACTCTTTGGATTGTGAAATGGTGACATCAGCTTCTGAAGAGGGCTGTTTTAAAATTGTCCTCCTTTTTCACCATTCAGAACTCGTGATGTGCCAAAGAAATAAGTTGTTTTACTTGAATCTACTCTTAAACATATTGTCAAATGTTTGTCTTCATAGTGTTACACTGTTCATGGTCTGGAGCTGTCCAGAGTGACGGTGGTCAACTCTAGTCTGCAAGTTATCTACGACACCTTCGTCAGACCTGATAATGAGGTCATCGATTATAACACAAGGTAAAGTTACAGGCTGGTCACATGTAATCTCCTGTCTTCCATCTAAAATTATTTGTGAATGGCCCATTAGATTTAATTATAGCAGACAGTAGGgtaacaaataaatgataacTTAATTTGAAAGATACAGCTTGTGACATTTTACCTATGTAGGTTTTCAGGCATCAGTGTGGAGGATGTGAAAAGTAACAAAACTTCGATCAGAGAGGTGCACGAGACCTTATTGAGCTTCATTAGTGCCGACACCATTCTGATCGGACATGGCCTGGAAATGGACCTCTGTGCCCTGAAGGTGACTAAGAAAGCTATTCTCAATGTCAGACTTCTTGCTGCTTGCTTgaacaaaatctgtttttaaaatgaagtcacatCACTTACAATACTATACAAGTTGTGGGTATTAAAAACCAGTGTTGTCTAAAATCAAAAGGTTTGGAACGTTAACATGTGAATTTCGTCTGCCCCCATTTGCTTTTTCCTGTTACAAGTCTTTGCTGAATTTTTATTTCAATGCAATTTTGTTCACATACAATGCTTTATCAACATTCAGTCAAAACAGTTGATGGGGCCGGGGGGGTGGGCAAGGACAATGTATTTAAAATCTTTAGCATAAAGATTGCCAAAAGTACTCCTTCACAATGACTGGTAATTGGAGAATTATAATTATTGCTGCAATAATATTTACATCAGTTTAGTTTTGCTCGTTATATATGTGGATAGTTTCTTTAATATAATTTTGTATTGAGCCGAATCTTAAAATAACCCAGAACTCGTAAAATACAAGTCttaatgttaaatgtcattattttttcgCTGCTTTAAACTGTCCATAGAAGGTTTGAAAAAACAGTTTTTGCTTTCCAAATGAGGTTTTGAGGAGAAGGGAACatcagatatttttttcttttttgctgtaGTTATTTCATGGCAATATGGTGGACACCTCAGTGGTCTTCCCCCACCGCTTGGGCCCCCCTCACAAGCTTACCCTCAACAACCTCACTGCTGAATACCTGCGCAAGATCATCCAAGAGAGTGGTGGGTCATCATGGATTACTTGCAGCCACCATAACAGTGTTATGATCCAAATAAAGACAAAGTTACAGTCATATTtgagtgtaaataaaatgtatgtctgAAGCTGTTTAACTCAATAGCTTATATTTTTTCTGTATCATTACAATTATGTATTCCTGTTTCTCTCAGT
The DNA window shown above is from Solea senegalensis isolate Sse05_10M linkage group LG5, IFAPA_SoseM_1, whole genome shotgun sequence and carries:
- the zgc:152968 gene encoding uncharacterized protein zgc:152968 isoform X3, translated to MFPSSGLFAGLICPVSKHGVCERPHCPYKHAFTVRDDVSGSSAVVDSAGVRNYYSSVCAAPMREETVDDSIQELERINKEIETVRHEVELEQRRLSCYQTIRVDRTNTVCSLSDSKSESAGKNADKGSCGPSSCTDFYETNTRVRKYVVDNSKPRTDLEYDPLSNFSAGLRSCSASVKEQKPKIVQETRLVVQANTPSPESLDSNEDSVLIIDIPPSPDKNLIGIQKPVCVAGNSKVEVEQTNEFITAEISLDSSPLCFTKAMACQITPCVSVRGAVYNHCDADKGQYHFSVNENKGCENIPAVGNVIDLTESLENLESECEKIANLPVYSDQQGQSLNDLKVEESTFQGGLPESELSIRAAKLKTLQPHNLSSNISFFDKTSHLDSLCRQHTMPTQTMEVPAQNNHCSLENSVSSLVSGSQDRALINKTSSVIYQEQKEPALVGNHYQTSVICHSHLANGVDSSEPNEQLLVKLGKEDVIIISSSEEEELNYSDMDLSDSDPMEECYRIFMEANHEDAKGHEEQTSLSDGTMDVEKQELTVTPQVLPGKKRVAHEAKHTEQPMAKIRPEPQVLIPLRGPAASGFGSQTSVTSKIQQVQQRASMVAASIKGGQAFVSMTSQKKQETQTTAGPSTHAHVDTQPACVQNAYTNYLSLGTAVIEVGNNLHFILPEGTFPLPVTSSSSPVTSVLTPVRIVPRSNHLSVKQLCHKAAITPVQRYHTTAPVLIPAQTRKPSLTSASAHSNPAASTTTPPAAHTVVAKPVPTKRKLKQEAAKEKVPHDLRQRYVNIFTEEFLKTTANVNDAFEKAVAEERTVYNRSANKLKYLSVAVNSLKRLKNLSASSAQGRDEVNGHGSKGNIPLHREMLRGNDDMALYEGLKDYLLTEEKLIESNFPVQHPEKPGCAALFADPKKGITDPLKRICCRCGATYSVSQSGKHVRKEECTYHYGKGVENRVPGGVETRYSCCQGVMGAPGCQVFQLHVHDSLSLEGFVSTSPRHSLDKSCPGVYSLDCEMCYTVHGLELSRVTVVNSSLQVIYDTFVRPDNEVIDYNTRFSGISVEDVKSNKTSIREVHETLLSFISADTILIGHGLEMDLCALKLFHGNMVDTSVVFPHRLGPPHKLTLNNLTAEYLRKIIQESVCGHDTAEDATACMELMLWKAKDGKLKK
- the zgc:152968 gene encoding uncharacterized protein zgc:152968 isoform X1; translation: MFPSSGLFAGLICPVSKHGVCERPHCPYKHAFTVRDDVSGSSAVVDSAGVRNYYSSVCAAPMREETVDDSIQELERINKEIETVRHEVELEQRRLSCYQTIRVDRTNTVCSLSDSKSESAGKNADKGSCGPSSCTDFYETNTRVRKYVVDNSKPRTDLEYDPLSNFSAGLRSCSASVKEQKPKIVQETRLVVQANTPSPESLDSNEDSVLIIDIPPSPDKNLIGIQKPVCVAGNSKVEVEQTNEFITAEISLDSSPLCFTKAMACQITPCVSVRGAVYNHCDADKGQYHFSVNENKGCENIPAVGNVIDLTESLENLESECEKIANLPVYSDQQGQSLNDLKVEESTFQGGLPESELSIRAAKLKTLQPHNLSSNISFFDKTSHLDSLCRQHTMPTQTMEVPAQNNHCSLENSVSSLVSGSQDRALINKTSSVIYQEQKEPALVGNHYQTSVICHSHLANGVDSSEPNEQLLVKLGKEDVIIISSSEEEELNYSDMDLSDSDPMEECYRIFMEANHEDAKGHEEQTSLSDGTMDVEKQELTVTPQVLPGKKRVAHEAKHTEQPMAKIRPEPQVLIPLRGPAASGFGSQTSVTSKIQQVQQRASMVAASIKGGQAFVSMTSQKKQETQTTAGPSTHAHVDTQPACVQNAYTNYLSLGTAVIEVGNNLHFILPEGTFPLPVTSSSSPVTSVLTPVRIVPRSNHLSVKQLCHKAAITPVQRYHTTAPVLIPAQTRKPSLTSASAHSNPAASTTTPPAAHTVVAKPVPTKRKLKQEAAKEKVPHDLRQRYVNIFTEEFLKTTANVNDAFEKAVAEERTVYNRSANKLKYLSVAVNSLKRLKNLSASSAQGRDEVNGHGSKGNIPLHREMLRGNDDMALYEGLKDYLLTEEKLIESNFPVQHPEKPGCAALFADPKKGITDPLKRICCRCGATYSVSQSGKHVRKEECTYHYGKGVENRVPGGVETRYSCCQGVMGAPGCQVFQLHVHDSLSLEGFVSTSPRHSLDKSCPGVYSLDCEMCYTVHGLELSRVTVVNSSLQVIYDTFVRPDNEVIDYNTRFSGISVEDVKSNKTSIREVHETLLSFISADTILIGHGLEMDLCALKLFHGNMVDTSVVFPHRLGPPHKLTLNNLTAEYLRKIIQESGGSSWITCSHHNSVMIQIKTKLQSYLSVNKMYV
- the zgc:152968 gene encoding uncharacterized protein zgc:152968 isoform X2, yielding MFPSSGLFAGLICPVSKHGVCERPHCPYKHAFTVRDDVSGSSAVVDSAGVRNYYSSVCAAPMREETVDDSIQELERINKEIETVRHEVELEQRRLSCYQTIRVDRTNTVCSLSDSKSESAGKNADKGSCGPSSCTDFYETNTRVRKYVVDNSKPRTDLEYDPLSNFSAGLRSCSASVKEQKPKIVQETRLVVQANTPSPESLDSNEDSVLIIDIPPSPDKNLIGIQKPVCVAGNSKVEVEQTNEFITAEISLDSSPLCFTKAMACQITPCVSVRGAVYNHCDADKGQYHFSVNENKGCENIPAVGNVIDLTESLENLESECEKIANLPVYSDQQGQSLNDLKVEESTFQGGLPESELSIRAAKLKTLQPHNLSSNISFFDKTSHLDSLCRQHTMPTQTMEVPAQNNHCSLENSVSSLVSGSQDRALINKTSSVIYQEQKEPALVGNHYQTSVICHSHLANGVDSSEPNEQLLVKLGKEDVIIISSSEEEELNYSDMDLSDSDPMEECYRIFMEANHEDAKGHEEQTSLSDGTMDVEKQELTVTPQVLPGKKRVAHEAKHTEPMAKIRPEPQVLIPLRGPAASGFGSQTSVTSKIQQVQQRASMVAASIKGGQAFVSMTSQKKQETQTTAGPSTHAHVDTQPACVQNAYTNYLSLGTAVIEVGNNLHFILPEGTFPLPVTSSSSPVTSVLTPVRIVPRSNHLSVKQLCHKAAITPVQRYHTTAPVLIPAQTRKPSLTSASAHSNPAASTTTPPAAHTVVAKPVPTKRKLKQEAAKEKVPHDLRQRYVNIFTEEFLKTTANVNDAFEKAVAEERTVYNRSANKLKYLSVAVNSLKRLKNLSASSAQGRDEVNGHGSKGNIPLHREMLRGNDDMALYEGLKDYLLTEEKLIESNFPVQHPEKPGCAALFADPKKGITDPLKRICCRCGATYSVSQSGKHVRKEECTYHYGKGVENRVPGGVETRYSCCQGVMGAPGCQVFQLHVHDSLSLEGFVSTSPRHSLDKSCPGVYSLDCEMCYTVHGLELSRVTVVNSSLQVIYDTFVRPDNEVIDYNTRFSGISVEDVKSNKTSIREVHETLLSFISADTILIGHGLEMDLCALKLFHGNMVDTSVVFPHRLGPPHKLTLNNLTAEYLRKIIQESGGSSWITCSHHNSVMIQIKTKLQSYLSVNKMYV
- the zgc:152968 gene encoding uncharacterized protein zgc:152968 isoform X4, which encodes MEDKKGVRNYYSSVCAAPMREETVDDSIQELERINKEIETVRHEVELEQRRLSCYQTIRVDRTNTVCSLSDSKSESAGKNADKGSCGPSSCTDFYETNTRVRKYVVDNSKPRTDLEYDPLSNFSAGLRSCSASVKEQKPKIVQETRLVVQANTPSPESLDSNEDSVLIIDIPPSPDKNLIGIQKPVCVAGNSKVEVEQTNEFITAEISLDSSPLCFTKAMACQITPCVSVRGAVYNHCDADKGQYHFSVNENKGCENIPAVGNVIDLTESLENLESECEKIANLPVYSDQQGQSLNDLKVEESTFQGGLPESELSIRAAKLKTLQPHNLSSNISFFDKTSHLDSLCRQHTMPTQTMEVPAQNNHCSLENSVSSLVSGSQDRALINKTSSVIYQEQKEPALVGNHYQTSVICHSHLANGVDSSEPNEQLLVKLGKEDVIIISSSEEEELNYSDMDLSDSDPMEECYRIFMEANHEDAKGHEEQTSLSDGTMDVEKQELTVTPQVLPGKKRVAHEAKHTEQPMAKIRPEPQVLIPLRGPAASGFGSQTSVTSKIQQVQQRASMVAASIKGGQAFVSMTSQKKQETQTTAGPSTHAHVDTQPACVQNAYTNYLSLGTAVIEVGNNLHFILPEGTFPLPVTSSSSPVTSVLTPVRIVPRSNHLSVKQLCHKAAITPVQRYHTTAPVLIPAQTRKPSLTSASAHSNPAASTTTPPAAHTVVAKPVPTKRKLKQEAAKEKVPHDLRQRYVNIFTEEFLKTTANVNDAFEKAVAEERTVYNRSANKLKYLSVAVNSLKRLKNLSASSAQGRDEVNGHGSKGNIPLHREMLRGNDDMALYEGLKDYLLTEEKLIESNFPVQHPEKPGCAALFADPKKGITDPLKRICCRCGATYSVSQSGKHVRKEECTYHYGKGVENRVPGGVETRYSCCQGVMGAPGCQVFQLHVHDSLSLEGFVSTSPRHSLDKSCPGVYSLDCEMCYTVHGLELSRVTVVNSSLQVIYDTFVRPDNEVIDYNTRFSGISVEDVKSNKTSIREVHETLLSFISADTILIGHGLEMDLCALKLFHGNMVDTSVVFPHRLGPPHKLTLNNLTAEYLRKIIQESGGSSWITCSHHNSVMIQIKTKLQSYLSVNKMYV
- the zgc:152968 gene encoding uncharacterized protein zgc:152968 isoform X5, producing the protein MREETVDDSIQELERINKEIETVRHEVELEQRRLSCYQTIRVDRTNTVCSLSDSKSESAGKNADKGSCGPSSCTDFYETNTRVRKYVVDNSKPRTDLEYDPLSNFSAGLRSCSASVKEQKPKIVQETRLVVQANTPSPESLDSNEDSVLIIDIPPSPDKNLIGIQKPVCVAGNSKVEVEQTNEFITAEISLDSSPLCFTKAMACQITPCVSVRGAVYNHCDADKGQYHFSVNENKGCENIPAVGNVIDLTESLENLESECEKIANLPVYSDQQGQSLNDLKVEESTFQGGLPESELSIRAAKLKTLQPHNLSSNISFFDKTSHLDSLCRQHTMPTQTMEVPAQNNHCSLENSVSSLVSGSQDRALINKTSSVIYQEQKEPALVGNHYQTSVICHSHLANGVDSSEPNEQLLVKLGKEDVIIISSSEEEELNYSDMDLSDSDPMEECYRIFMEANHEDAKGHEEQTSLSDGTMDVEKQELTVTPQVLPGKKRVAHEAKHTEQPMAKIRPEPQVLIPLRGPAASGFGSQTSVTSKIQQVQQRASMVAASIKGGQAFVSMTSQKKQETQTTAGPSTHAHVDTQPACVQNAYTNYLSLGTAVIEVGNNLHFILPEGTFPLPVTSSSSPVTSVLTPVRIVPRSNHLSVKQLCHKAAITPVQRYHTTAPVLIPAQTRKPSLTSASAHSNPAASTTTPPAAHTVVAKPVPTKRKLKQEAAKEKVPHDLRQRYVNIFTEEFLKTTANVNDAFEKAVAEERTVYNRSANKLKYLSVAVNSLKRLKNLSASSAQGRDEVNGHGSKGNIPLHREMLRGNDDMALYEGLKDYLLTEEKLIESNFPVQHPEKPGCAALFADPKKGITDPLKRICCRCGATYSVSQSGKHVRKEECTYHYGKGVENRVPGGVETRYSCCQGVMGAPGCQVFQLHVHDSLSLEGFVSTSPRHSLDKSCPGVYSLDCEMCYTVHGLELSRVTVVNSSLQVIYDTFVRPDNEVIDYNTRFSGISVEDVKSNKTSIREVHETLLSFISADTILIGHGLEMDLCALKLFHGNMVDTSVVFPHRLGPPHKLTLNNLTAEYLRKIIQESGGSSWITCSHHNSVMIQIKTKLQSYLSVNKMYV